A region from the Microbacterium lacus genome encodes:
- a CDS encoding Lrp/AsnC family transcriptional regulator: MVGLHLDDIDQRILAELSVDARLSLVTLANRVHLSRNAVKQRMERMERDGVIEGYTLRRGSGPSRRVTAIMLVYRADRMRGAGVVAELARIPEVVRCDILSGEFDLLVTVVAESMDRVGEIWEHVSALPDVENTVTSVSLSRPIDRP, translated from the coding sequence ATGGTCGGACTGCACTTGGATGACATTGATCAGCGCATCCTTGCGGAGCTTTCCGTCGACGCCCGGCTGTCCCTTGTGACCCTTGCGAACCGGGTCCACCTCTCGCGCAACGCGGTGAAGCAGCGCATGGAGCGCATGGAGCGCGACGGCGTGATCGAGGGCTACACCCTGCGCCGCGGCTCCGGCCCCTCCCGGCGGGTCACGGCGATCATGCTCGTCTATCGCGCGGATCGCATGCGCGGCGCCGGGGTCGTCGCCGAGCTCGCCCGCATCCCCGAAGTGGTGCGCTGCGACATCCTCTCGGGTGAGTTCGACCTGCTCGTGACCGTGGTGGCGGAGTCGATGGACCGGGTCGGGGAGATCTGGGAGCACGTCTCCGCGCTGCCGGACGTGGAGAACACGGTGACCTCCGTCTCGCTCTCCCGGCCCATCGACCGTCCCTGA
- a CDS encoding amino acid permease, translated as MPHTTATQVPLRRLQRTMDARHLVMIALGGVIGSGLFLSSGYTIGVAGPLGAVIAYLVGAFVVWLVMACLGELALAYPVSGAFHVYAARSINPATGFTTAWLYWLCWVVALGSEFTAAGILMQRWFPSVAVWVWCLVFAGILFLLNAISARVFGETEFWFSLIKVVAIVALIVLGGMAIFGFTPLSAEHPAAVLFSNFQTPEGLFPNGAMGVLVTSLAVFYAFSGSELIGVAAGETKDPAKNIPRALRSTVLRLLILFVGSITVIAALLPYDQAGVTSSPFVDVFEYVGVPYAADIMNFVIITALLSAGNSGLFSCARMLFSLAEEGHAPKALGRLTRRGIPIVALSVSIFVGLASLLSSVIAAETVYLVLVSIAGFAVVAVWMSIVASLYFHRRRFVREGGDVSALPYRTPLFPFVPILAFVLLSISIIAIAFDPNQVAALYFGIPFVGLCYFYFWLRYGRRGAKEVSVLAGEAPVDPEEDPAVEAPTPIDDAAAPRR; from the coding sequence ATGCCGCACACCACGGCGACGCAAGTGCCCCTGCGTCGCCTGCAGCGAACGATGGACGCACGCCACCTCGTCATGATCGCGCTCGGCGGCGTGATCGGATCCGGGCTGTTCCTCAGCTCCGGGTACACGATCGGTGTCGCGGGACCCCTCGGTGCCGTGATCGCCTACCTCGTGGGCGCCTTCGTCGTCTGGCTCGTGATGGCGTGTCTCGGGGAGCTCGCCCTCGCCTATCCGGTCTCGGGCGCGTTCCACGTCTACGCGGCGCGGTCGATCAACCCCGCGACGGGCTTCACCACCGCGTGGCTGTACTGGCTGTGCTGGGTGGTCGCGCTCGGCTCGGAGTTCACGGCGGCCGGCATCCTGATGCAGCGCTGGTTCCCCTCCGTCGCCGTCTGGGTGTGGTGCCTCGTGTTCGCCGGCATCCTGTTCCTCCTCAATGCGATCTCGGCGCGGGTCTTCGGTGAGACGGAGTTCTGGTTCTCCCTCATCAAGGTCGTCGCGATCGTCGCGCTCATCGTCCTCGGCGGCATGGCGATCTTCGGGTTCACTCCGCTGTCCGCCGAGCACCCGGCCGCCGTGCTGTTCAGCAACTTCCAGACGCCGGAGGGCCTCTTCCCGAACGGCGCCATGGGCGTGCTCGTCACCTCGCTCGCCGTGTTCTATGCCTTCAGCGGCTCCGAGCTCATCGGGGTCGCCGCTGGCGAGACGAAGGATCCCGCCAAGAACATCCCCCGCGCGCTGCGCTCGACCGTGCTGCGCCTCCTCATCCTCTTCGTCGGATCGATCACCGTCATCGCCGCGCTCCTGCCCTACGACCAGGCCGGCGTCACCTCGAGCCCGTTCGTGGACGTCTTCGAATACGTGGGCGTGCCGTACGCGGCCGACATCATGAACTTCGTGATCATCACGGCACTGCTCTCGGCCGGCAACAGCGGACTCTTCTCCTGCGCCCGCATGCTGTTCTCGCTCGCCGAAGAGGGCCACGCGCCGAAGGCCCTCGGTCGGCTCACCCGGCGCGGCATCCCGATCGTGGCCCTCAGCGTCTCGATCTTCGTGGGACTCGCGTCGCTCCTGTCCAGCGTGATCGCCGCCGAGACCGTCTACCTCGTGCTCGTCTCGATCGCGGGCTTCGCGGTCGTGGCGGTGTGGATGTCGATCGTCGCGTCGCTGTACTTCCACCGTCGCCGCTTCGTGCGCGAAGGCGGTGACGTCTCGGCGCTGCCCTACCGGACGCCGCTGTTCCCGTTCGTGCCCATCCTGGCCTTCGTCCTCTTGTCGATCTCGATCATCGCGATCGCGTTCGACCCGAACCAGGTCGCCGCCCTGTACTTCGGCATCCCCTTCGTCGGACTCTGCTACTTCTACTTCTGGCTGCGGTACGGACGTCGCGGGGCGAAGGAGGTCTCGGTGCTCGCAGGCGAGGCACCGGTCGACCCGGAGGAAGATCCCGCCGTCGAAGCGCCGACCCCGATCGACGACGCCGCCGCACCGCGCCGATGA
- a CDS encoding alpha-keto acid decarboxylase family protein yields the protein MTEAPYTVADHLLDRLASLGVRHLFGVPGDFTLAFLDHVERHPLIEWVGCANELGAGYAADGYARLNGLGALSTTFGVGELSAINAVAGSSAEHVPVVHIAGAPTLATQAAGRATHHSLGDGDFGHFARMSAEVTAAQAVLTAENAAAEIDRVLRVARDRRLPVYLMLPADVAETPIAPAAGPLPERDPITDLAALTEFTEVVSGLAGRAASVAVLADILVNRVGAEAHLHALLEQRIPHATLLWGRRVVDESSPAYLGSYLGASSDPAVRAAIEDADLLVMAGVQFTDLTSGFFTQRLDPARTIEIRGESARIGDREFTPLAMADALDAVTAAVRAADLPTAVDSRADAAPPAPVPDRAPLSQALLWDAVGAAIRPGDTVLADQGTAFYGMADHRLPHDVVFVGQPLWASIGFTLPALLGAALAQPDRQPVLLIGDGAAQLTIAELGTLLRHRVPAIIVLVDNSGYTVERVIHGLREEYNDIAGWDWAALVAAMGPSGRGAGVRVDTAGALRRALADARAFDGLTLIQAVVPPEDVPPVLRSLATAAAAANRPRD from the coding sequence GTGACTGAAGCCCCGTACACCGTCGCCGATCACCTCCTCGACCGGCTCGCCTCCCTCGGCGTCCGCCACCTGTTCGGGGTGCCGGGCGATTTCACGCTCGCGTTCCTGGACCACGTCGAGCGGCATCCGCTCATCGAATGGGTCGGCTGCGCGAACGAGCTGGGTGCGGGCTACGCCGCGGACGGCTATGCGCGACTGAACGGACTCGGCGCGCTCAGCACGACGTTCGGCGTCGGGGAGCTGTCGGCGATCAATGCCGTCGCCGGAAGCTCCGCCGAGCACGTCCCGGTCGTGCACATCGCCGGCGCGCCGACCCTCGCGACACAGGCCGCCGGCCGGGCCACCCACCATTCCCTGGGCGACGGCGACTTCGGACACTTCGCCCGGATGAGCGCGGAGGTCACCGCCGCACAGGCGGTCCTGACCGCCGAGAACGCCGCCGCTGAGATCGACCGGGTGCTTCGCGTCGCACGAGACCGCCGCCTGCCGGTGTACCTGATGCTGCCGGCCGACGTCGCCGAGACGCCGATCGCCCCCGCAGCAGGTCCGTTGCCCGAACGGGACCCGATCACCGACCTCGCCGCGCTGACCGAGTTCACCGAGGTGGTGTCCGGGCTCGCGGGGCGCGCGGCATCCGTCGCGGTTCTGGCCGACATCCTCGTGAACCGGGTGGGCGCGGAGGCGCACCTGCACGCGCTGTTGGAGCAGCGGATCCCGCACGCGACGCTCCTGTGGGGCCGGCGCGTGGTCGACGAGTCCAGCCCCGCGTACCTGGGCTCGTATCTGGGCGCATCGAGCGATCCGGCCGTCCGCGCGGCGATCGAGGATGCCGACCTTCTGGTCATGGCCGGCGTGCAGTTCACCGATCTCACGAGCGGGTTCTTCACGCAACGGCTGGACCCCGCGCGCACGATCGAGATCCGCGGCGAATCCGCGCGCATCGGCGACCGGGAGTTCACTCCGCTCGCGATGGCGGACGCCCTGGACGCCGTGACCGCGGCGGTGCGGGCCGCCGACCTCCCCACCGCGGTCGACAGCCGAGCGGATGCCGCTCCCCCGGCACCCGTCCCCGACCGGGCCCCGCTGAGTCAGGCCTTGCTCTGGGACGCAGTGGGTGCCGCGATCCGGCCGGGCGACACGGTGCTCGCCGACCAGGGCACCGCGTTCTACGGGATGGCCGATCACCGGCTGCCCCACGACGTCGTCTTCGTCGGCCAGCCGCTGTGGGCATCGATCGGTTTCACCTTGCCCGCGCTGCTCGGAGCCGCCCTCGCGCAGCCGGACCGCCAGCCGGTCCTCCTGATCGGCGACGGGGCCGCCCAGCTCACGATCGCCGAGCTCGGCACCCTGCTCCGCCACCGGGTCCCGGCGATCATCGTGCTCGTCGACAACAGCGGGTACACGGTCGAGCGGGTGATCCACGGCCTGCGCGAGGAGTACAACGACATCGCCGGCTGGGACTGGGCGGCACTCGTGGCGGCGATGGGACCGTCCGGGCGCGGCGCCGGGGTGCGGGTCGACACGGCCGGCGCGCTGCGCCGAGCACTCGCCGACGCACGCGCGTTCGACGGGCTCACGCTCATTCAGGCGGTCGTCCCACCCGAAGACGTGCCGCCCGTCCTCCGCTCGCTGGCCACCGCCGCCGCTGCGGCCAACCGGCCTCGGGACTGA
- a CDS encoding homoserine dehydrogenase produces the protein MNRHDIALIGFGGVARALAETIRDRGEELTHELGFELRVVAITDLRLGSLMVADGIDLDAVLRMPAGETFAGKHGGTAAPQNDYVIRNTTADIVVEATFTNPIDGEPAVSHVRAALESGKSVTTTNKGPVALAGTELNRIAAENGVTFAYEGAVVSGTPVLRLAEKTLAGLQINAVRGILNGTSNYVLGQMELGMTLEDAVAEAQALGYAEADPTADIEGSDVQLKVVILANELLGANLTTADVQRRGISEVTAADIVQAAAEGKRWKLVGSAFRNAAGGVTAGVEPVALPVGDPLAGVSGPTNAVSFDTDMLGTVTVSGPGAGRVETAFALLSDIIAINAARAADEAVAVGR, from the coding sequence ATGAACCGACACGACATCGCCCTCATCGGCTTCGGCGGCGTGGCCCGCGCGCTGGCCGAGACCATCCGCGACCGCGGCGAGGAGCTGACGCACGAGCTCGGCTTCGAGCTGCGCGTGGTCGCGATCACCGACCTGCGCCTGGGCTCGCTCATGGTCGCGGACGGGATCGACCTCGACGCGGTCCTGCGGATGCCCGCGGGCGAGACGTTCGCCGGAAAGCACGGCGGCACCGCCGCACCGCAGAACGACTACGTGATCCGCAACACCACCGCCGACATCGTGGTCGAGGCGACCTTCACCAACCCGATCGACGGCGAACCGGCCGTCTCGCACGTGCGCGCCGCACTGGAGTCGGGGAAGTCCGTCACGACGACGAACAAGGGGCCGGTGGCCCTCGCGGGGACCGAACTGAATCGCATCGCCGCCGAGAACGGCGTGACTTTCGCGTACGAGGGCGCCGTCGTCAGCGGCACCCCGGTGCTGCGTCTGGCGGAGAAGACCCTCGCGGGACTGCAGATCAACGCCGTGCGCGGCATCCTCAACGGCACGAGCAACTACGTGCTGGGACAGATGGAGCTCGGAATGACGCTCGAGGACGCCGTCGCCGAAGCGCAGGCACTCGGCTACGCCGAAGCCGACCCCACTGCCGACATCGAAGGGTCCGACGTGCAGCTGAAGGTCGTGATCCTCGCGAACGAGCTGCTCGGAGCGAACCTCACGACCGCGGACGTTCAGCGCCGCGGGATCTCGGAGGTGACCGCCGCCGACATCGTCCAGGCAGCGGCGGAGGGCAAGCGCTGGAAGCTCGTGGGCTCGGCGTTCCGCAATGCGGCCGGCGGCGTGACCGCCGGGGTGGAGCCGGTTGCCCTGCCGGTCGGCGATCCCCTCGCAGGTGTCAGCGGGCCGACGAACGCGGTGTCCTTCGACACTGACATGCTCGGCACCGTCACGGTTTCCGGGCCCGGTGCGGGCCGGGTCGAGACCGCGTTCGCCCTGCTGTCGGACATCATCGCGATCAACGCCGCCCGCGCGGCCGACGAGGCCGTGGCGGTCGGACGATGA
- a CDS encoding GNAT family N-acetyltransferase translates to MGGTHVIRALTPETFPAWLALAEKHNGVWGGCYCSYFHGDTAHTVKDDHDGATFKKRLVDEGVAHAALVFDGDQAIAWCEYGSPEELPGIYHRKQYDAGEENPAPWRITCFFVDRDHRRSGVAREALDGALDLIAQAGGGEVVSFPNELVPGKRTSSSFLHNGTRAMFEKAGFTFERHIGKSKTVMRITVPPAD, encoded by the coding sequence ATGGGCGGGACGCACGTGATCAGGGCGCTGACACCCGAGACGTTTCCGGCCTGGCTCGCGCTCGCCGAGAAGCACAACGGCGTGTGGGGCGGGTGCTACTGCTCCTACTTCCACGGCGACACCGCGCACACGGTGAAGGACGACCACGACGGGGCGACCTTCAAGAAGCGCCTCGTCGACGAGGGCGTCGCCCACGCGGCGCTCGTGTTCGACGGGGATCAGGCGATCGCGTGGTGCGAGTACGGCAGCCCCGAGGAGCTGCCCGGCATCTACCACCGCAAGCAGTACGACGCGGGTGAGGAGAATCCGGCGCCGTGGCGGATCACGTGCTTCTTCGTCGACCGGGATCACCGCCGCTCCGGCGTCGCCCGTGAGGCGCTCGACGGCGCCCTCGATCTGATCGCGCAAGCGGGTGGCGGGGAGGTCGTGTCGTTCCCGAACGAGCTCGTGCCGGGCAAGCGCACGTCGTCCTCCTTCCTGCACAACGGCACGCGGGCGATGTTCGAGAAAGCCGGCTTCACGTTCGAACGGCATATCGGCAAGAGCAAGACCGTCATGCGGATCACGGTGCCACCGGCCGACTGA
- a CDS encoding aldehyde dehydrogenase family protein, with translation MSAPAMVRIQATEDVIVRNPYDGSEIGRVTQSHADQADGILDRARIGERIARGMSRFSRHDVLERAAGLLHERADLAAALIVREAGKTIRQARKEVRRATTTLSLSAEAARSQTGEVIPFDAFEGSENRRGWFTREPLGIVVAITPFNDALNLVAHKIGPAIAGGNAVILKPSQETPLTAHFLVDLLIEAGLPDEIVTVVHGDRHLAQALVAARDVRLVSFTGGFVTGEAIARSAGLKRLAMELGGNAPVVVFEDADIDAAVQACVSGAFWAAGQNCVGAQRILVQRRVYDSFRDGMVAGTEALIAGDPTDEATDVGPMITERSARNAERRVQDAVAAGGRVLVGHRREGSVYWPTVVENVSLSCELWADEAFAPVVVLTPFDTEDEAIAQANDVEYALHAATFTSDLSRALRVAERLDGGGVMINDSSDYRIDSMPFGGSKYGSMGREGVRFAFEEMTQPKVICINA, from the coding sequence ATGAGCGCCCCGGCAATGGTGCGCATCCAGGCGACCGAGGACGTGATCGTGCGCAACCCGTACGACGGCAGCGAGATCGGTCGCGTCACCCAGAGTCACGCCGACCAGGCGGACGGCATCCTCGATCGCGCACGCATCGGTGAGCGCATCGCGCGCGGAATGTCGCGGTTCAGCCGCCACGACGTCCTCGAGCGCGCCGCCGGGCTCCTGCACGAGCGTGCGGACCTCGCTGCGGCACTCATCGTCCGTGAAGCGGGCAAGACGATCCGGCAGGCGCGCAAGGAGGTGCGGCGTGCGACGACCACTCTCTCCCTCTCGGCCGAGGCCGCGCGATCGCAGACCGGAGAGGTCATCCCCTTCGACGCGTTCGAGGGGTCCGAGAACCGTCGCGGATGGTTCACGCGGGAACCGCTCGGCATCGTCGTCGCGATCACCCCGTTCAATGACGCGCTGAACCTCGTGGCGCACAAGATCGGACCCGCGATCGCGGGTGGGAATGCCGTCATCCTCAAGCCGTCGCAGGAGACGCCTCTCACCGCGCACTTCCTCGTGGATCTGCTGATCGAAGCGGGGCTGCCGGACGAGATCGTCACCGTCGTGCACGGCGACCGGCACCTCGCCCAGGCCCTCGTCGCCGCGCGCGACGTGCGGTTGGTGTCGTTCACCGGAGGCTTCGTGACCGGCGAGGCGATCGCCCGGTCGGCGGGCCTGAAGCGTCTGGCGATGGAGCTCGGCGGCAACGCGCCCGTCGTCGTGTTCGAGGACGCCGACATCGATGCGGCCGTGCAGGCCTGCGTGTCCGGCGCATTCTGGGCGGCGGGGCAGAACTGCGTCGGCGCGCAGCGCATCCTGGTGCAGCGGCGCGTGTACGACTCCTTTCGCGACGGCATGGTGGCCGGCACCGAGGCTCTGATCGCCGGCGACCCGACGGACGAGGCGACCGACGTCGGCCCGATGATCACGGAGAGATCGGCTCGCAACGCGGAACGTCGCGTCCAGGACGCCGTCGCCGCAGGCGGCCGCGTGCTGGTCGGACACCGCCGCGAGGGGTCCGTCTACTGGCCGACGGTGGTCGAGAACGTGTCGCTCTCGTGCGAGCTGTGGGCCGACGAGGCGTTCGCACCGGTGGTCGTCCTCACTCCGTTCGACACCGAGGACGAGGCGATCGCGCAGGCGAACGACGTGGAGTACGCCCTTCACGCAGCGACCTTCACGTCCGATCTCTCGCGCGCGCTGCGGGTCGCCGAGCGACTGGACGGCGGAGGCGTCATGATCAACGACTCCTCCGACTACCGCATCGACAGCATGCCGTTCGGCGGTTCCAAGTACGGCAGCATGGGCCGCGAGGGCGTGCGGTTCGCATTCGAGGAGATGACCCAGCCCAAGGTCATCTGCATCAACGCATGA
- a CDS encoding IclR family transcriptional regulator domain-containing protein has translation MDGPSSLAQGLTLLGAVVDRERSGRPGHNASRLAEITGMERSRVSRLTQELRAMDFLGRGEGSAFAVGPAFFRTAGALNAPWLRVARRELRLLAARFSMTARITACDGPQALLLRFESGAAAVDPSIRAGMVSPVWSTGAGRALLLDHDRAALTGLLEGVQFVGVGGPAAARSVDEVAALVDRDRGQGIVRAVDEYVAGITEHAVPIRVEGTIIASISAEGPPVTVSVAGQLQRALIAAAARLGSE, from the coding sequence ATGGACGGCCCGTCATCGCTGGCGCAGGGGCTGACACTCCTCGGTGCGGTCGTGGACCGCGAGCGCTCCGGGCGCCCGGGGCACAACGCGTCCCGACTCGCCGAGATCACCGGCATGGAGCGGAGCCGGGTGTCGCGGCTCACTCAGGAGCTGCGTGCCATGGACTTCCTCGGGCGCGGCGAGGGATCCGCCTTCGCGGTCGGGCCGGCGTTCTTCCGCACCGCCGGTGCACTCAACGCCCCGTGGCTGCGCGTCGCCCGGCGCGAGCTGCGGCTCCTCGCCGCCCGCTTCTCGATGACCGCCCGCATCACCGCCTGCGACGGACCTCAGGCGCTGCTCCTGCGGTTCGAATCGGGTGCCGCCGCGGTCGACCCGTCCATCCGCGCGGGTATGGTCAGCCCGGTGTGGAGCACCGGCGCGGGCCGCGCGCTGCTCCTGGACCACGATCGCGCCGCGCTGACGGGGCTCCTCGAAGGCGTGCAGTTCGTCGGGGTCGGTGGGCCGGCGGCCGCGCGGAGTGTGGACGAGGTCGCTGCGCTCGTGGACCGCGATCGCGGGCAGGGAATCGTGCGCGCCGTCGACGAGTACGTCGCCGGCATCACCGAACATGCCGTGCCGATCCGTGTCGAGGGCACGATCATCGCCTCGATCTCGGCCGAAGGTCCACCGGTCACGGTGTCTGTGGCCGGGCAGCTGCAGCGCGCGCTGATCGCCGCAGCCGCGCGACTCGGGTCGGAGTGA
- a CDS encoding trans-sulfuration enzyme family protein, producing MAERPDRSQPGTLGDLSLSVHGGVALDSTQALRTPLVMANSYQLPDDPSEISWSATAPGLYTRNTGVNQAALETKLAALEGSEDAVALASGVAALHAVFFTHVRVGDHVVVSDVVYEATWRLWTELLPRRYGIQATFVDVTDLDAVRAAMRPETRLVCVEAIANPTTKVADIAALAGIAHDAGAILMVDSTFTPPPLYRPIADGADLVVHSLTKYINGHGDAMGGAVLGRHELIQPIKADAMVDVGGVISPFNAWQIQRGSVTLPLRLRQHQASAQAIADLLDADSRVAFVHYPGLPSHPGHDLATRQFGGRGYGGMMAFAVDGDPGAQNRFVAHLRLITSGFSLGHDDSLIVHTGAEGPRVATYPEPFRRLGHLRLSVGIEDTDDLLSDVSAALDATFA from the coding sequence ATGGCCGAGCGCCCCGATCGATCGCAGCCGGGCACCCTGGGCGATCTGAGCCTGTCCGTGCACGGCGGAGTCGCCCTGGACAGCACACAGGCGCTGCGGACGCCGCTGGTGATGGCGAACTCCTACCAGCTGCCCGACGATCCGAGCGAGATCAGCTGGTCGGCCACCGCCCCCGGCCTGTACACCCGCAACACCGGTGTGAACCAGGCCGCCCTCGAGACCAAGCTCGCCGCTCTCGAGGGCAGCGAGGACGCGGTCGCTCTCGCGAGCGGCGTCGCCGCCCTGCACGCCGTGTTCTTCACCCACGTGCGCGTCGGCGACCACGTCGTGGTCAGCGACGTGGTCTACGAGGCGACCTGGCGCCTGTGGACCGAACTCCTCCCGCGGCGCTACGGCATCCAGGCGACCTTCGTCGACGTGACCGATCTGGACGCCGTCCGCGCAGCGATGCGTCCCGAGACGCGCCTCGTCTGCGTCGAGGCGATCGCGAACCCCACCACGAAGGTCGCCGACATCGCCGCTCTCGCGGGCATCGCCCATGACGCCGGCGCGATCCTGATGGTGGACTCGACCTTCACGCCCCCACCGCTGTACCGTCCGATCGCAGACGGTGCCGATCTGGTGGTGCACTCGCTGACGAAGTACATCAACGGCCACGGCGACGCGATGGGCGGTGCGGTGCTCGGTCGTCACGAGCTCATCCAGCCGATCAAGGCGGACGCGATGGTCGACGTCGGCGGGGTGATCTCCCCGTTCAACGCGTGGCAGATCCAGCGCGGATCGGTGACGCTGCCACTGCGCCTGCGCCAGCACCAGGCCTCGGCACAGGCGATCGCCGACCTCCTGGACGCCGACTCCCGGGTGGCGTTCGTGCACTACCCGGGCCTTCCCTCCCACCCCGGACACGACCTCGCCACCCGCCAGTTCGGCGGACGCGGGTACGGCGGGATGATGGCGTTCGCCGTCGACGGCGACCCCGGGGCGCAGAACCGCTTCGTGGCTCATCTGCGCCTGATCACTTCGGGATTCTCGCTCGGCCACGACGACTCCCTCATCGTGCACACGGGCGCCGAGGGTCCGCGCGTCGCGACCTACCCCGAGCCGTTCCGGCGTCTGGGGCATCTGCGCCTGTCGGTCGGCATAGAGGACACAGACGACCTCCTGTCCGACGTGTCAGCGGCTCTCGACGCGACGTTCGCCTGA
- the alr gene encoding alanine racemase, with product MTTAAGWVEIDTGAIAHNLDLVRTHLGEGVALCAVLKADAYGHGVDLVAPVLVARRVERLGITGNVEARAVRDAGFTGRLLRLRPALADEILDGAAYDIEEWLGGREHAEAVTDAASRLGRPVRVHVSLNSTGLSRDGIPVDTGVGRATIASLAGRTGLDIVGVAAHFPREDAVDVERGAAVFGRESAVAIELLGNRRLDRHCATTYAALSVPASRFDMVRIGAALYGDSPLLDGALRPAMRVLSRVAALNDYAAGGTAGYDRAYTLQRDARLAVIPVGYADGYHRALGQRAEVLIGGRRAPVVDRLAMNTLLVDVSDLPRTRVGDEVVLYGTQGGDAITSADIERVSGQIAADLYTAWGRLLPRRAVEVTVRTASIG from the coding sequence ATGACCACCGCTGCGGGGTGGGTCGAGATCGACACGGGCGCGATCGCGCACAACCTCGATCTCGTCAGGACCCACCTCGGAGAAGGCGTCGCGCTCTGCGCCGTCCTGAAGGCGGACGCTTACGGGCACGGTGTCGATCTCGTCGCCCCCGTGCTCGTCGCCCGCCGGGTGGAGCGCCTCGGCATCACGGGCAACGTCGAGGCCCGCGCCGTCCGTGACGCGGGCTTCACCGGCCGCCTCCTGCGACTGCGCCCGGCGCTCGCCGACGAGATCCTGGACGGCGCCGCGTACGACATCGAGGAGTGGCTGGGTGGCCGCGAGCACGCGGAGGCGGTGACGGATGCCGCGTCCCGTCTCGGCAGACCGGTCCGGGTGCACGTCTCCCTCAACTCCACGGGTCTCAGCCGCGACGGCATCCCTGTCGACACCGGCGTCGGGCGGGCGACGATCGCGTCGCTCGCGGGCAGGACTGGGCTGGACATCGTGGGTGTCGCGGCCCATTTCCCGCGCGAGGATGCGGTGGACGTCGAGCGCGGGGCCGCTGTGTTCGGCAGGGAGTCCGCCGTCGCGATCGAGCTGCTGGGCAACCGGCGGCTCGACCGCCACTGCGCCACGACGTACGCGGCGCTGAGCGTGCCGGCATCCCGCTTCGACATGGTGCGCATCGGTGCGGCGCTCTACGGCGACTCCCCGCTGCTCGACGGAGCGCTGAGGCCGGCGATGCGGGTGCTGTCCCGGGTCGCTGCGCTCAACGACTACGCCGCGGGCGGCACGGCCGGGTACGACCGCGCGTACACGCTGCAGCGCGACGCCCGTCTCGCCGTCATCCCTGTCGGGTACGCCGACGGCTACCACCGCGCGCTCGGGCAGCGGGCCGAGGTGCTGATCGGAGGGCGCCGGGCCCCGGTGGTGGATCGCCTCGCGATGAACACCCTGCTGGTCGACGTCAGCGACCTGCCGCGCACCCGGGTCGGCGACGAGGTGGTGTTGTACGGCACACAGGGCGGCGATGCGATCACGTCCGCGGACATCGAGCGTGTGAGCGGGCAGATCGCCGCGGACCTGTACACCGCATGGGGGCGGCTCCTGCCGCGGCGTGCGGTCGAGGTGACCGTGCGGACGGCGTCGATAGGCTGA
- a CDS encoding IclR family transcriptional regulator produces the protein MPQSPAMPPALSSMGRGFEVIGALAALTGSSSQNGASVTAVAEHLGRDRSQVSRTLAALDRRGYLTRDGGRGYRLSWAWYAQAQEITAVRLRTEGLSLLDELADATGESCFIGVLHGADTVTVVESIPATSRMIGSWIGRAYPAWCSDAGRAVLWDADDEEIRDVFTGIRFTGAGPNAPASLEVFLERLRDSKERGYAIVDEEAEAGLFSVSAPVRDFRGEVIAAVQVVGERRALVDRATEVGGRCRIAADRLSTLLGAPDVR, from the coding sequence ATGCCGCAGTCCCCGGCGATGCCGCCCGCCCTCAGCAGCATGGGCCGCGGATTCGAGGTGATCGGCGCCCTCGCGGCGCTGACCGGCAGCTCGTCGCAGAACGGCGCGAGCGTGACCGCCGTGGCAGAGCACCTCGGCCGTGACCGCTCGCAGGTCTCGCGGACCCTCGCGGCGCTCGATCGGCGCGGCTACCTCACACGCGACGGCGGCCGCGGGTACCGGCTGTCGTGGGCCTGGTACGCGCAGGCGCAGGAGATCACCGCGGTCCGGCTGCGCACGGAAGGGCTCTCGCTGCTCGACGAACTCGCCGACGCGACCGGCGAGAGCTGCTTCATCGGCGTGCTGCACGGCGCAGACACCGTGACCGTCGTCGAGAGCATCCCGGCCACCTCACGGATGATCGGCTCCTGGATCGGCCGCGCCTACCCTGCGTGGTGCAGTGATGCGGGCCGTGCGGTGCTGTGGGATGCCGACGACGAGGAGATCCGCGACGTGTTCACCGGCATCCGCTTCACCGGTGCCGGCCCGAACGCCCCCGCGTCGCTCGAAGTCTTCCTCGAGCGCCTGCGCGACTCGAAGGAGCGCGGATACGCGATCGTCGATGAGGAGGCCGAGGCGGGCCTCTTCTCGGTGTCGGCGCCGGTGCGGGACTTCCGCGGCGAGGTGATCGCGGCCGTGCAGGTCGTCGGCGAGCGCCGGGCGCTCGTCGACCGCGCCACCGAGGTCGGTGGCCGCTGCCGGATCGCGGCCGATCGGCTGTCCACGCTCCTCGGCGCGCCCGACGTGCGCTGA